One genomic window of Entelurus aequoreus isolate RoL-2023_Sb linkage group LG07, RoL_Eaeq_v1.1, whole genome shotgun sequence includes the following:
- the LOC133653276 gene encoding claudin-10-like, translating into MKYRTLVMYMEIGCFVSCLSGWILVCSTLPTEYWTFSEVGSVVMTTSNYYSNLWRDCISDTTGVSDCKDYPSMLALPVFLHACRALAVCAVITGFFGGVLTLVGMKCTKIGGSEVANARVTFAGGITYLVSGFCGLITYSWWANKVITEFVDPNFRAQKFELGAALFVGWGGSILLLCGGTVLTYFSGREGLPSGSSKRPRRPATYATARTRRTYMLPNTSSRVTLGPPLFYQGRKSRPSRAPTRTTRTYSRDDFV; encoded by the exons ATGAAGTACAGGACGCTGGTGATGTACATGGAGATCGGCTGCTTCGTGTCGTGTCTCAGCGGCTGGATCCTGGTGTGCTCCACTCTTCCCACGGAGTACTGGACCTTCTCCGAGGTGGGCAGCGTGGTGATGACCACCTCCAACTACTACTCCAACCTGTGGAGGGACTGCATCTCGGACACCACGGGGGTGTCGGACTGCAAAGACTACCCCTCCATGCTGGCCCTGCCTG TTTTCCTGCACGCCTGCAGAGCGCTGGCGGTCTGCGCCGTCATCACCGGCTTCTTCGGAGGCGTCCTCACTCTGGTCGGCATGAAGTGCACGAAAATAGGCGGATCGGAGGTTGCAAACGCCAGAGTGACCTTCGCGGGCGGAATTACTTACCTAGTTTCAG GGTTCTGTGGTTTGATCACATATTCCTGGTGGGCCAACAAAGTCATCACAGAGTTTGTGGACCCCAATTTCCGAGCACAGAA ATTTGAGCTTGGAGCTGCACTTTTCGTCGGTTGGGGAGGCTCCATCCTGTTGCTCTGCGGTGGGACGGTGCTGACTTACTTCTCCGGGAGAGAAGGTCTTCCTTCAGG TTCTTCAAAAAGGCCACGCAGGCCAGCCACTTATGCCACAGCCAGGACCCGGAGGACCTACATGCTGCCAAACACCTCTTCCAGGGTCACTCTGGGGCCACCGCTCTTCTACCAGGGCAGGAAGAGTCGGCCGAGCAGAGCGCCGACAAGAACGACCCGCACCTACAGCAGGGACGACTTTGTCTGA
- the LOC133652909 gene encoding claudin-10-like translates to MRIRVVQIWGFLMTVMGWIFVACTMAMEGWKITSVGGMGGSSILKVAWYWSSLWRACFTDSTAVSNCYDYPVLWSVEGHIQIVRGLLMAALSLGMLGFVLSMLGMECTFIGGKDPSKYKKIYTGGWFHIISGLLSTSGYVVYAQYVSGEYFNPNFDGLKYDLGTPLFLGWVGSSFQMAGGVFYLWSACKPLCGQEQTVIIRPVPDPEKDPKTKSTTELSSVSGITSKTKVSSVSELSSERSDVSAISSASTSGGSGESRSRPLTSSDGSASESAVSSGSSVSTRSGSSGGSRVTSLSGTSGPGRASFLKNSYI, encoded by the exons ATGCGGATCCGAGTGGTCCAGATCTGGGGCTTCTTGATGACCGTGATGGGTTGGATCTTCGTGGCTTGCACCATGGCCATGGAAGGCTGGAAGATCACCTCAGTCGGAGGAATGGGGGGCTCCTCCATCCTGAAGGTGGCCTGGTACTGGTCCAGTCTGTGGAGAGCTTGTTTCACAGATTCCACGGCTGTCAGCAACTGCTACGACTACCCCGTGCTCTGGTCCGTGGAGG GCCACATCCAGATCGTGCGAGGCCTGCTGATGGCCGCGCTCTCCCTGGGGATGCTGGGCTTCGTGCTCAGCATGCTGGGCATGGAGTGCACCTTCATTGGGGGCAAAGACCCCTCCAAATATAAGAAGATCTACACCGGCGGTTGGTTCCACATAATCAGCG GTTTACTGTCCACCAGCGGATATGTTGTCTATGCCCAATATGTCTCAGGAGAATATTTCAACCCCAACTTCGATGGACTGAA GTACGACCTGGGCACCCCGCTGTTCCTGGGCTGGGTGGGCTCCTCCTTTCAGATGGCGGGCGGCGTCTTCTATCTGTGGTCCGCCTGTAAGCCGCTCTGTGGACAAGAACAAAC GGTGATCATCCGGCCGGTCCCAGACCCGGAAAAGGACCCCAAGACCAAGTCCACCACGGAGCTCTCCTCGGTGTCAGGAATCACCTCCAAAACCAAAGTGTCCTCTGTGTCTGAGCTGTCGTCAGAACGCTCGGACGTGtccgccatctcctctgcatccACATCCGGAGGCTCGGGCGAGTCCAGGAGCAGACCGCTCACCTCTTCTGACGGGTCGGCCTCCGAGTCGGCCGTCTCGTCCGGGTCCAGCGTGTCGACGAGGTCGGGGTCGAGCGGCGGCAGTCGTGTGACGTCGCTGTCTGGCACCTCCGGGCCTGGGAGAGCATCCTTTCTGAAAAACTCCTACATCTGA